Proteins encoded together in one Shewanella oneidensis MR-1 window:
- the hcp gene encoding hydroxylamine reductase, producing the protein MFCIQCEQTIRTPAGNGCSYAQGMCGKLAATSDLQDLLIYMLQGVSVYAVKARELGVVDTEVDTFVPKAFFSTLTNVNFDDERIIAYAKQAAQYRESLKNAYEATCEQSGKTAEQMPPVAQLVLGTSKLEMLSQAPISLLNKDKNNIHEDILGLRLLCLYGLKGAAAYMEHARVLGKTDVDIAADFHRIMAFLGEPSVDADKLFSTAMEIGQLNYRIMALLDAGETEAFGHPEPTVVNTKPVKGKAILVSGHDMKDLELILEQTAGKGINVYTHGEMLPALAYPAFKKYPHLVGNYGSAWQNQQKEFANFPGAVVMTSNCIIDPNVGQYSDRIFTRSIVGWPGVVHVTGDDFSVVIEKALSNDGFHYDEIPHNITIGFARNALMAAAPTVVENVKNGSIKHFFLVGGCDGDKSERSYFTDLAKSAPKDSIILTLGCGKYKFNKLEFGDINGIPRLLDIGQCNDAYSAIQLAIALSQIFECDINELPLNLVLSWFEQKAIVVLLTLLSLGVKNIRTGPTPPAFLTANLAKILEDKFGLRNTTTVEADLKTMLNVA; encoded by the coding sequence ATGTTCTGTATTCAGTGTGAGCAAACTATTCGTACTCCAGCCGGCAACGGTTGTAGCTATGCCCAAGGTATGTGTGGCAAATTGGCCGCGACCTCCGATCTGCAAGACTTATTAATCTACATGCTGCAGGGGGTTTCAGTGTATGCGGTAAAAGCGCGCGAGCTAGGTGTTGTGGATACAGAGGTAGATACCTTTGTTCCTAAAGCCTTTTTCTCGACCTTAACCAACGTTAACTTCGATGATGAACGCATTATCGCCTATGCCAAGCAGGCAGCTCAGTACCGTGAAAGTCTAAAAAATGCTTATGAAGCGACTTGTGAACAGAGTGGGAAAACGGCAGAGCAGATGCCGCCAGTCGCGCAGTTAGTGTTAGGTACCAGCAAGCTTGAAATGCTATCTCAAGCGCCTATCTCCTTGCTCAATAAAGATAAAAATAACATTCATGAAGATATTTTAGGACTTCGATTACTCTGTTTATACGGCCTTAAAGGCGCAGCCGCTTATATGGAGCATGCACGTGTACTAGGTAAAACCGATGTGGACATTGCTGCGGATTTCCATCGAATCATGGCGTTTCTCGGTGAACCGAGTGTCGATGCGGATAAATTATTCTCCACTGCGATGGAGATTGGCCAATTAAACTATCGCATTATGGCTTTGCTCGATGCGGGTGAAACCGAAGCCTTTGGTCATCCAGAGCCAACAGTGGTTAATACTAAACCCGTTAAAGGCAAAGCCATTTTAGTTTCTGGCCATGATATGAAGGACTTAGAGCTTATCCTTGAGCAAACGGCGGGCAAAGGTATTAATGTTTATACCCATGGCGAAATGCTGCCTGCGCTTGCGTATCCCGCCTTTAAAAAATACCCCCATTTAGTGGGTAACTACGGCAGTGCATGGCAGAACCAGCAAAAAGAATTTGCCAATTTCCCTGGCGCTGTGGTGATGACATCTAACTGTATTATTGACCCGAATGTGGGCCAATACAGCGACCGGATCTTTACTCGAAGCATTGTGGGTTGGCCTGGTGTTGTCCATGTGACTGGTGATGATTTTTCGGTGGTGATTGAGAAAGCGCTGTCGAACGATGGATTCCACTACGATGAAATTCCACACAATATCACTATTGGTTTTGCTCGCAATGCGCTCATGGCTGCCGCCCCAACGGTAGTTGAAAATGTGAAAAACGGTTCTATCAAACACTTCTTCTTAGTCGGTGGTTGTGACGGTGATAAGTCAGAGCGGAGCTATTTCACCGATTTAGCTAAGTCTGCACCGAAGGATTCCATCATCCTGACCTTAGGTTGTGGTAAGTACAAATTCAACAAGTTGGAGTTTGGCGATATCAATGGTATTCCACGTTTACTCGATATCGGTCAGTGTAATGATGCCTATTCTGCTATCCAGTTAGCGATCGCGTTATCACAAATCTTTGAATGCGATATTAATGAATTACCACTGAACTTAGTGCTTTCATGGTTTGAGCAAAAAGCCATTGTCGTACTGCTGACGTTGTTGTCGCTCGGGGTGAAAAACATCCGTACGGGCCCAACGCCACCGGCGTTTTTAACGGCTAATCTCGCCAAGATTTTGGAAGACAAGTTTGGCTTGCGTAACACCACCACCGTTGAAGCCGATCTGAAAACCATGCTGAACGTGGCTTAG
- the tyrA gene encoding bifunctional chorismate mutase/prephenate dehydrogenase, whose amino-acid sequence MNEKTTSELEHLRGLIDGVDQQLLHLLRKRLDLVAQVGTVKHAAGLPIYAPQREAAMLAKRREEAQTMGIAPQLIEDILRRLMRESYLNEKDVGFKQVKNDLGSVVIVGGKGQLGGLFQQMLRLSGYQVKVLDKDDWQQAECLFADAGLVLVTVPIAITCDIIREKLTQLPRDCILADLTSIKTEPMQAMLAAHKGPVVGFHPMFGPDVGSLAKQVVVVCHGREADKYQWLLEQIAIWGARIVEAEPECHDNAMQLVQAMRHFSTFVYGLNLCKEEADIETLLKFSSPIYRLELAMVGRLFAQSPELYADIIFAQQESQHAIGDYLDNYREALELLKRGDREEFINQFQMVAKWFGDFAPQFQRESRMMLQSVSDMKTN is encoded by the coding sequence ATGAATGAAAAAACCACATCCGAATTAGAACATCTTCGAGGACTGATCGACGGTGTCGATCAGCAATTGCTGCATTTACTGCGTAAACGCTTAGATTTAGTCGCCCAAGTCGGCACGGTAAAGCACGCTGCAGGATTACCCATTTATGCACCACAGCGTGAAGCGGCAATGCTGGCAAAACGCCGTGAAGAAGCCCAAACCATGGGCATTGCGCCACAATTGATTGAAGATATTTTACGTCGCCTAATGCGTGAATCCTATCTTAATGAAAAGGATGTTGGCTTTAAGCAAGTCAAGAATGATTTAGGTTCGGTAGTTATAGTGGGCGGTAAAGGCCAGCTTGGCGGGCTGTTTCAACAAATGCTGAGACTGTCAGGTTATCAAGTGAAAGTGCTCGATAAAGATGATTGGCAACAAGCGGAATGCTTATTTGCCGATGCTGGATTGGTATTAGTGACAGTGCCTATTGCCATCACCTGCGACATTATCCGTGAAAAGCTAACTCAGTTACCACGGGACTGTATTCTAGCCGATTTAACCTCCATCAAGACGGAACCCATGCAGGCGATGTTGGCCGCTCATAAGGGGCCTGTTGTCGGCTTTCATCCGATGTTTGGTCCAGATGTCGGTAGCTTAGCTAAGCAGGTTGTGGTGGTGTGTCATGGGCGCGAAGCTGATAAATACCAATGGTTACTCGAACAAATTGCCATTTGGGGCGCACGGATTGTCGAAGCTGAGCCTGAATGTCACGATAATGCGATGCAACTGGTGCAGGCGATGCGCCATTTCTCAACCTTTGTCTATGGCTTAAATCTTTGCAAAGAAGAGGCGGATATAGAGACTTTATTGAAATTTAGCTCGCCAATCTACCGCTTAGAGTTAGCGATGGTGGGCCGTTTATTTGCCCAAAGCCCGGAGCTTTACGCTGATATTATTTTTGCTCAGCAGGAGAGCCAGCATGCGATTGGCGATTATCTGGATAACTATCGCGAAGCCTTAGAATTGCTGAAACGGGGCGATAGAGAGGAGTTTATCAATCAGTTCCAAATGGTTGCCAAGTGGTTTGGTGATTTTGCACCGCAGTTTCAGCGCGAAAGTCGCATGATGCTGCAATCGGTAAGTGATATGAAAACGAACTGA
- a CDS encoding hybrid-cluster NAD(P)-dependent oxidoreductase, which yields MQNIMPNTALSSTPANPVGFNQLVCVERWHETADVVSFRFQAGEPMKFDYKPGQFITFVLEINGEQACRSYTLSSTPSRPYSLMVTIKRVDGGLVSNYLIDHLQPGQTVRVLPPTGQFNLFDIPANKYLFLSAGCGITPMYSMSRYLTDTQINADIAVVHSARTQADIIFKNTLETMAARHASFKLCYLVEGVTTDTVWHTEEAFHYVGRLSAQNLLSLVPDFAERIVFLCGPELYMQAVKTILTELNFDMNKLYHESFATAVKEAQSHVKQAEIQSETPTTSSTGFMLSIGDKKHLLTAEQTLLDGIEAEGLPIIAACRSGVCGACKCKVLQGETESTSYMTLTPTDIEAGYVLACSTRLKSDVTLSLI from the coding sequence ATGCAAAATATCATGCCCAATACTGCTTTATCTTCTACGCCCGCAAATCCTGTGGGTTTTAACCAGTTAGTCTGTGTGGAGCGCTGGCACGAAACCGCCGATGTGGTGAGTTTTCGCTTTCAAGCAGGTGAGCCGATGAAGTTTGATTATAAGCCCGGTCAATTTATCACCTTTGTGCTAGAGATCAACGGTGAACAGGCTTGCCGTAGTTATACCTTATCTTCTACACCGTCACGGCCTTACTCCTTAATGGTGACCATTAAGCGGGTCGATGGCGGACTGGTGTCTAATTACTTGATTGATCATTTACAACCTGGGCAAACGGTAAGAGTTCTACCGCCAACGGGGCAGTTTAATCTGTTTGATATTCCTGCGAACAAATACCTGTTCTTGAGCGCTGGCTGTGGGATCACGCCCATGTATTCGATGTCGCGCTATTTAACAGATACCCAAATAAATGCCGACATTGCTGTTGTGCACAGCGCTCGCACTCAGGCCGATATTATTTTTAAAAACACCTTAGAAACAATGGCGGCGCGCCATGCCAGTTTTAAGTTGTGTTATTTGGTGGAGGGCGTGACCACAGATACGGTTTGGCACACAGAGGAAGCATTTCACTATGTTGGCCGTTTAAGTGCTCAAAATTTGCTAAGTTTAGTCCCCGATTTTGCTGAGCGAATCGTGTTTTTATGTGGGCCAGAGCTCTATATGCAGGCGGTCAAAACGATTCTGACCGAGCTTAACTTTGATATGAATAAGCTCTATCACGAGAGTTTTGCCACAGCAGTAAAAGAAGCACAAAGCCACGTCAAGCAGGCCGAAATACAGTCTGAAACTCCAACGACGAGTAGTACTGGCTTTATGCTGTCGATAGGCGATAAAAAGCACTTATTAACTGCCGAACAAACGTTGCTTGATGGCATAGAGGCCGAAGGGCTACCCATTATTGCAGCTTGTCGCTCAGGCGTATGCGGCGCGTGCAAATGTAAAGTTTTGCAAGGGGAGACTGAGTCAACGAGCTATATGACATTGACACCAACTGATATCGAAGCCGGATATGTGTTAGCTTGCTCGACTAGGCTCAAGTCGGATGTGACGCTTTCGTTGATCTAA